A single Sulfurimonas aquatica DNA region contains:
- the hslV gene encoding ATP-dependent protease subunit HslV: MFDATTILAYKGKNKAVIGGDGQVTFGDTVLKGNATKIRTLYHGKILAGFAGSTADAFNLFDMFEEFLEHKKGDLIKSVVEFSKAWRKDKVLRRLEAMMIVLNKDHIFILTGNGDVVEPEDGEIASIGSGGNYAISAARALKKYSDLDEEALVKESLTIAADLCIYTNHNIKTLTLEEQK; this comes from the coding sequence ATGTTTGATGCCACTACTATACTAGCCTATAAAGGCAAGAATAAAGCCGTTATTGGTGGCGATGGACAAGTGACCTTTGGAGACACTGTTTTAAAAGGTAACGCAACGAAGATTCGAACGCTTTATCACGGCAAAATCCTAGCGGGATTTGCTGGAAGCACTGCTGACGCATTTAACTTGTTTGATATGTTTGAAGAGTTTTTAGAACATAAAAAAGGAGACTTAATTAAGTCTGTTGTTGAGTTTTCTAAGGCTTGGAGAAAAGATAAGGTTCTACGTCGCCTTGAAGCTATGATGATTGTTCTAAATAAGGATCATATCTTTATACTTACTGGTAATGGTGATGTAGTTGAACCTGAAGATGGAGAAATCGCATCAATTGGAAGTGGTGGAAACTATGCAATTTCAGCTGCGCGCGCGCTAAAAAAATACTCAGACTTAGATGAAGAAGCTCTAGTAAAAGAGAGTTTAACCATAGCCGCCGACCTATGTATATATACTAACCACAATATTAAGACACTTACACTAGAAGAACAAAAATAA
- the rplI gene encoding 50S ribosomal protein L9, whose product MKVLLIKDVKSLGKKGEVKEVKDGYGKNFLIGKGFARQATPEILEQHAQDELIVAQNLEKEVNELKDIAKKLDKAEVIITKKLGQNGHLFGSVTKEEIASALQEQHGIEIDKKHINEKSAIKSVGEHDLDFKLGHGLHATLHVDVQGE is encoded by the coding sequence ATGAAAGTACTATTAATAAAAGATGTAAAAAGCCTTGGTAAAAAAGGTGAAGTTAAAGAAGTAAAAGATGGTTATGGAAAAAATTTTTTAATAGGAAAAGGGTTTGCAAGACAAGCTACTCCAGAGATTTTAGAACAACATGCACAAGATGAGCTTATAGTTGCTCAAAACCTTGAAAAAGAGGTAAATGAGCTTAAGGATATAGCAAAAAAACTTGATAAGGCTGAAGTTATTATTACTAAAAAACTTGGTCAAAACGGTCACCTTTTTGGTTCTGTAACTAAAGAGGAGATTGCCTCAGCACTTCAGGAACAGCATGGAATTGAAATTGACAAAAAACACATCAATGAAAAATCTGCTATTAAGAGTGTTGGCGAGCATGACTTAGACTTTAAACTTGGTCATGGACTTCATGCAACTCTGCATGTAGACGTTCAAGGCGAATAA
- a CDS encoding ferredoxin-thioredoxin reductase catalytic domain-containing protein, with the protein MIKIDMNSPEFQERMQKTIKFTDKVIEQFGWEYNPEDEVNEGVQMGLARNKMMYNKLFCPCFMVEEVDGKPQSVDNRTCPCTPAIEKEIPELGACHCGIFCTPEFAAAKRVELGMLETAHTHSRGLTQKEAEMLLSQSEIDGDEMTSLLEARELKMVDFKLVDVREHMEWEMGHIKGADALVPTSSFFQTLDEVKLTKEENIILYCHVGSRSAHVARILTDMGYSNIGNLTYGIVAYPGEKER; encoded by the coding sequence ATGATTAAAATAGATATGAACTCACCAGAATTTCAAGAGAGAATGCAAAAAACTATTAAATTTACCGATAAAGTTATTGAACAATTTGGTTGGGAATATAATCCAGAAGATGAAGTAAATGAAGGTGTACAGATGGGTCTTGCTCGTAACAAGATGATGTACAATAAACTTTTTTGTCCATGTTTTATGGTTGAAGAAGTTGATGGAAAACCTCAAAGTGTTGATAACAGAACTTGTCCTTGTACTCCGGCTATAGAAAAAGAGATTCCAGAGCTTGGTGCATGTCACTGTGGAATTTTTTGTACACCAGAGTTTGCAGCGGCAAAACGAGTAGAACTTGGAATGCTAGAAACAGCACATACACACTCTCGTGGATTGACACAAAAAGAAGCTGAGATGCTTCTAAGTCAGAGTGAAATTGATGGTGATGAAATGACATCTTTGTTAGAAGCACGTGAGCTGAAAATGGTTGACTTTAAACTTGTTGACGTACGTGAGCATATGGAGTGGGAAATGGGACATATAAAAGGAGCAGATGCTCTTGTTCCAACAAGTAGTTTTTTTCAAACTCTTGATGAAGTAAAACTGACTAAAGAAGAAAACATTATTTTATATTGCCATGTTGGTAGCCGTTCTGCGCATGTTGCGAGAATTCTAACAGATATGGGATATTCAAATATTGGAAACTTAACTTATGGTATCGTTGCATACCCTGGGGAGAAAGAGAGATAA